CTACGGCCGGGGCGTCGCCCAAAACCTTGGTGTTGGACTGGGTGACCGAATCCGTGATCTGATTGTTGACTGAAGTCGGAAATGCCATTGGTTTGCTCCTTTCACATGTGGGTTAGGGATCAGGCGCCAAGCACCTTGACCGTTGCAATGCCTGCTGTGGCTGTGTTGAGGGAGTAGAGCAATGCGACCCCCTGCGTGGTGGCGGCCTGGGCCGTTACGTTGGTTTGCTGCTGGCTGGTGGTGGCGTTGTGAGCCGCGTTGGCCAGGGCCTGGGCGGTCGCCTGATACAGGTTGCCCATGGCCACGGCCGGGGCGTCGCCCAGAACCTTGACGTTGGCCTGGGTGACTGCGTCCGTGATTTGATTGTTGACTGACGTGGGAAATGCCATGTCGCCCTCCTTGTTGTGAAGTTACGCTGCTTAAAAAGGCCCGGGCGCCTTGGGATGAGAAAGGAGTC
The window above is part of the Desulfatibacillum aliphaticivorans DSM 15576 genome. Proteins encoded here:
- a CDS encoding RebB family R body protein, which produces MAFPTSVNNQITDAVTQANVKVLGDAPAVAMGNLYQATAQALANAAHNATTSQQQTNVTAQAATTQGVALLYSLNTATAGIATVKVLGA